One genomic segment of Arachis duranensis cultivar V14167 chromosome 4, aradu.V14167.gnm2.J7QH, whole genome shotgun sequence includes these proteins:
- the LOC107485497 gene encoding uncharacterized protein LOC107485497 isoform X1 — MAQGRGRAIRVAVRATATELPPPFRRHRQRGSSRREETGVREEGERSEAEMVPVTSVCLCHYRPAAPRCLAGASNTVTGVLRPPEPLPELLATFVVAGKSCRRRDWNSSPLPLEVAAGLPPSQFGDCRCVGSAVPPSVRC; from the exons ATGGCACAAGGGAGGGGGCGAGCCATCCGCGTTGCTGTTCGCGCCACTGCTACTGAGCTGCCACCGCCGTTCCGACGTCACCGTCAAAGGGGTTCTTCCAGGAGAGAGGAGACCGGCGTGCGTGAAGAAGGGGAGAGGTCCGAGGCTGAGATGGTTCCCGTCACTTCCGTCTGCCTCTGTCACTACCGACCTGCTGCTCCGCGGTGCTTGGCTGGCGCTTCTAATACTGTCACCGGAGTTCTGAGGCCACCGGAACCACTGCCGGAGCTTCTGGCTACTTTTGTCGTCGCCGGAAAATCCTGTCG TCGTCGTGATTGGAATTCGTCACCGCTGCCGCTTGAGGTGGCTGCCGGGCTACCGCCGAGCCAGTTTGGAGATTGCCGCTGTGTCGGTTCAGCCGTTCCTCCTTCGGTTC GTTGTTGA
- the LOC107485497 gene encoding uncharacterized protein LOC107485497 isoform X2 — protein MAQGRGRAIRVAVRATATELPPPFRRHRQRGSSRREETGVREEGERSEAEMVPVTSVCLCHYRPAAPRCLAGASNTVTGVLRPPEPLPELLATFVVAGKSCRRRDWNSSPLPLEVAAGLPPSQFGDCRCVGSAVPPSVRVVEIVEEASGAELLVAVISD, from the exons ATGGCACAAGGGAGGGGGCGAGCCATCCGCGTTGCTGTTCGCGCCACTGCTACTGAGCTGCCACCGCCGTTCCGACGTCACCGTCAAAGGGGTTCTTCCAGGAGAGAGGAGACCGGCGTGCGTGAAGAAGGGGAGAGGTCCGAGGCTGAGATGGTTCCCGTCACTTCCGTCTGCCTCTGTCACTACCGACCTGCTGCTCCGCGGTGCTTGGCTGGCGCTTCTAATACTGTCACCGGAGTTCTGAGGCCACCGGAACCACTGCCGGAGCTTCTGGCTACTTTTGTCGTCGCCGGAAAATCCTGTCG TCGTCGTGATTGGAATTCGTCACCGCTGCCGCTTGAGGTGGCTGCCGGGCTACCGCCGAGCCAGTTTGGAGATTGCCGCTGTGTCGGTTCAGCCGTTCCTCCTTCGGTTCG AGTTGTTGAGATTGTGGAGGAAGCAAGTGGAGCCGAGTTGTTGGTTGCCGTCATTTCGGATTGA